One Sulfurirhabdus autotrophica DNA window includes the following coding sequences:
- a CDS encoding homoserine dehydrogenase, which produces MKPINVGLLGLGTVGGGTLTVLRRNQVEITRRAGREIRVTMAAVRDIEKAKKYAGDGFKITTNPFDVVDNPDIDIVVELIGGIEPAKDMVMMAIENGKHVVTANKALIAKHGNEIFAAAQAKGVMVSFEAAVAGGIPIIKALREGLTANRIEWIAGIINGTSNFILSEMREKGSSFEEVLKEAQRLGYAEADPTFDIEGIDAAHKLTIMSAIGFGVPMQFDKAYTEGISKLTREDIQYAEELGYRIKLLGITRWTPEGIELRVHPTLIPAKRLIANVEGVMNAILVKGDAVGATMYYGAGAGAEPTASSVVADLVDVTRMHTADPGNRVPHLAFQPDALSDDPILPMSEVRTAYYLRLCVLDKTGVLAEITGILAKLGISIDAMVQKEPREGETLVNIIILTHITVEKNVNEAIAKIEGLSSVSGKVTRIRLEELNKN; this is translated from the coding sequence ATGAAACCAATTAATGTCGGCTTATTAGGTTTAGGTACTGTTGGTGGAGGAACGCTAACAGTATTGCGCCGCAATCAGGTTGAAATCACGCGTCGTGCTGGCCGGGAAATTCGCGTTACGATGGCAGCGGTACGCGATATTGAGAAAGCAAAAAAATACGCAGGGGACGGTTTTAAGATTACAACCAATCCGTTTGATGTGGTGGATAACCCGGATATTGATATCGTTGTTGAACTTATTGGTGGCATAGAGCCTGCAAAGGATATGGTCATGATGGCGATTGAAAATGGCAAACATGTTGTGACTGCCAATAAGGCATTGATTGCGAAACATGGCAATGAGATTTTTGCTGCTGCGCAAGCCAAGGGGGTTATGGTCTCTTTTGAAGCAGCTGTTGCGGGTGGTATTCCTATTATCAAAGCGCTGCGTGAAGGACTGACGGCTAATCGAATTGAATGGATAGCAGGCATTATTAACGGAACGAGTAATTTTATTCTTTCCGAAATGCGCGAAAAAGGTTCAAGTTTTGAAGAGGTGCTGAAAGAAGCTCAACGCTTGGGATATGCAGAAGCCGATCCCACTTTTGACATTGAAGGAATTGATGCAGCGCATAAATTGACGATTATGTCGGCTATTGGTTTTGGCGTTCCTATGCAATTTGACAAGGCCTATACCGAAGGGATTTCCAAACTGACTCGTGAAGATATTCAATATGCTGAAGAATTAGGCTATCGCATTAAATTGCTGGGCATTACACGCTGGACGCCAGAAGGAATTGAATTGCGCGTTCATCCTACGCTGATTCCTGCCAAGCGTTTGATAGCGAATGTGGAAGGTGTGATGAATGCAATTTTGGTAAAAGGTGATGCGGTGGGTGCAACCATGTATTACGGTGCAGGTGCTGGTGCAGAACCTACAGCCTCTTCAGTTGTTGCCGATTTGGTAGATGTGACACGTATGCACACTGCTGATCCTGGCAATCGTGTGCCGCATCTCGCTTTTCAGCCCGATGCTCTATCAGATGACCCAATTCTTCCGATGTCAGAAGTGCGCACAGCTTACTATTTGCGTCTCTGCGTGCTGGATAAAACAGGTGTGCTGGCTGAAATAACAGGCATCCTCGCGAAGTTGGGTATTTCAATTGATGCTATGGTTCAGAAAGAACCACGTGAAGGTGAAACCTTGGTTAACATTATTATACTGACCCATATCACAGTAGAAAAAAATGTGAATGAAGCTATTGCCAAGATTGAAGGGCTATCTTCGGTCTCAGGGAAAGTGACGCGTATCAGGTTGGAAGAGCTTAATAAAAACTGA
- the alaC gene encoding alanine transaminase, whose translation MEEFPRIKRLPPYVFNITGELKAAARKRGEDIIDFGMGNPDQPTPKHIVDKMIETARRGDTHRYSVSKGIPRLRKAICTWYKKRFDVDIDPDKEAIVTIGSKEGIAHLALATMDQGDIVLVPNPSYPIHIYGPVIAGADIRHVPMAPGVDFFEELEKAIKDSYPKPKMLILNFPGNPTTQCVELPFFEKVIALAKEHGIFVVHDLAYADIVFDGYVAPSIMQVPGAKDVAVEFFTLSKSYNMPGWRVGFMVGNQRLVSALARMKSYHDYGTFTPIQVASILALEGPQDCVEDIRLMYQKRRDVLCKGLHSIGWMVDIPKATMFVWAQIPDAYRAMGSLEFSKKVLADAKVAISPGIGFGEYGDDHVRFSLIENESRTKQAIRGLKEMFRKDGLLK comes from the coding sequence ATGGAAGAATTCCCAAGAATCAAGCGCCTTCCACCGTATGTATTCAACATTACGGGTGAATTGAAGGCAGCCGCGCGTAAGCGTGGGGAAGATATTATTGATTTTGGCATGGGCAATCCCGATCAGCCAACACCAAAACATATCGTCGATAAAATGATTGAAACTGCACGTCGTGGCGATACACATCGCTATTCTGTATCTAAAGGCATACCGCGCTTACGGAAGGCGATTTGCACTTGGTACAAGAAACGATTTGATGTGGATATTGACCCCGATAAGGAAGCAATCGTTACTATCGGTTCCAAGGAAGGTATTGCGCATTTGGCTTTAGCTACTATGGATCAGGGGGATATTGTATTGGTCCCTAATCCCAGCTATCCAATTCATATTTATGGACCTGTTATTGCTGGAGCAGATATCCGGCACGTGCCTATGGCACCCGGGGTAGATTTTTTCGAGGAGCTTGAAAAAGCAATCAAGGATTCCTATCCTAAACCGAAAATGTTGATTCTGAACTTCCCGGGCAACCCGACCACGCAATGCGTTGAACTGCCTTTTTTTGAAAAAGTCATTGCACTGGCAAAAGAGCATGGCATTTTTGTAGTGCATGATCTCGCCTATGCCGATATTGTGTTCGATGGTTATGTAGCGCCTTCAATTATGCAGGTTCCTGGTGCCAAAGATGTGGCTGTTGAATTCTTCACTCTATCAAAAAGTTATAATATGCCTGGTTGGCGTGTTGGTTTTATGGTTGGGAATCAGCGGTTGGTGTCTGCTCTTGCGCGTATGAAAAGTTATCATGATTACGGCACGTTTACGCCTATTCAGGTTGCTTCGATTCTTGCTTTGGAAGGACCTCAAGATTGCGTAGAAGACATTCGTTTAATGTATCAGAAGCGGCGCGATGTTTTATGTAAAGGTTTGCATAGCATAGGCTGGATGGTTGATATACCCAAGGCTACGATGTTTGTCTGGGCGCAGATTCCTGATGCATATCGTGCAATGGGATCGCTGGAATTTTCCAAAAAAGTATTAGCCGATGCAAAAGTCGCGATTTCTCCAGGTATTGGGTTTGGAGAATATGGTGATGATCATGTTCGTTTTTCACTGATTGAAAATGAATCCAGGACAAAGCAGGCTATTCGTGGTTTAAAAGAAATGTTTCGCAAAGATGGCTTACTGAAATAG
- a CDS encoding Mth938-like domain-containing protein: MKLHLAKAAGQNLFTGYGEDYVVINQIQYDKSLIALPDKLVEDWNVPSFEALTSDHFEFILSLDPEIVLLGTGKNLRFPHPSLTQTLTRNQIGIEIMDIYATCRTYNILMAEGRKVAAALILN; this comes from the coding sequence ATGAAACTTCACCTAGCCAAAGCCGCCGGCCAAAACCTGTTCACAGGATACGGGGAAGACTATGTAGTCATTAATCAAATTCAATATGATAAAAGTCTGATAGCCTTACCAGATAAGCTGGTTGAGGATTGGAATGTCCCTTCATTTGAAGCATTAACCAGTGATCATTTTGAATTCATACTCAGCCTGGATCCAGAAATTGTCCTGTTAGGCACGGGTAAAAACTTACGATTTCCCCACCCGAGCCTGACGCAAACTTTAACACGCAACCAAATAGGTATCGAAATCATGGATATTTATGCCACTTGCAGAACGTACAACATACTCATGGCTGAAGGACGAAAAGTTGCTGCTGCCCTCATACTCAATTAA
- the yrfG gene encoding GMP/IMP nucleotidase: MIDWNKIETVFLDMDGTLLDLHFDNHFWLSHVPQRYAERHGVNYEDAHADLAIRYQRVTGTMQWYCVDYWTRELSLDIEKLKEEVAHLIAVRPDVLAFLSFLRSSGKRLTLVTNAHSKSLSLKMKRTELGGYFDAIICAHDLGMPKEQSGFWGKLQTIERFDPALTLLVDDSLPVLRSAREYGIAHLLAIHQPDSKQPAKKVEEFMAVERFNDIISI, from the coding sequence ATGATTGACTGGAATAAAATAGAAACGGTTTTTCTGGATATGGATGGTACCCTGCTGGACCTTCATTTTGACAATCATTTCTGGTTATCGCATGTTCCTCAAAGATATGCAGAACGGCATGGTGTGAATTATGAAGATGCACATGCAGATCTTGCAATTCGCTATCAGCGGGTTACAGGTACGATGCAGTGGTACTGCGTTGATTACTGGACCCGTGAATTATCCCTTGATATTGAGAAGCTCAAAGAAGAAGTTGCGCATTTAATTGCTGTGCGACCTGATGTATTGGCATTTTTATCCTTTCTACGCTCATCTGGCAAACGTTTGACCCTTGTTACAAATGCGCATTCAAAAAGCTTATCTCTTAAAATGAAACGCACAGAACTGGGTGGCTATTTTGATGCGATTATCTGCGCGCATGATTTAGGGATGCCAAAAGAACAATCTGGGTTTTGGGGTAAGTTGCAGACAATAGAGCGATTTGATCCGGCGTTGACGCTATTAGTAGATGACAGCCTTCCGGTATTACGTTCGGCTAGAGAGTATGGTATTGCGCATCTATTAGCAATACATCAACCTGATTCCAAACAACCAGCCAAAAAAGTGGAAGAATTTATGGCTGTTGAACGTTTCAACGATATTATATCTATCTGA
- the rpoS gene encoding RNA polymerase sigma factor RpoS — translation MQDEEEQLEPSFSSETSETLPVTESLFGDCHGDVTQIYLNEIGQNALLSASEEYELARLVRDGDFQARQKMIERNLRLVVNIAKRYINRGMPLMDLIEEGNLGLIHALDKFDYERGFRFSTYATWWIRQNIERSIMNQSRTIRLPVHIIKELNVCLRAYRHLEAHSDKEPKIEDVAHLVEKPVEEVRKILRLNERMASLDAPLDIDPMLSIGEAVPDEQCLRPEDLFQLAEVEQFVQSWMDQLSEKQRWVIERRYGFGEQEVHTLEDLAESLDLTRERVRQIQMEALQSLRRILRLAGISKDVLL, via the coding sequence ATGCAGGACGAAGAAGAGCAGCTCGAACCAAGTTTCTCCTCTGAGACCAGCGAAACATTGCCGGTAACAGAATCTCTTTTTGGTGATTGCCATGGAGATGTTACACAGATTTATCTTAATGAAATCGGCCAGAATGCTTTGCTCAGCGCGAGTGAGGAGTATGAACTTGCGCGTCTGGTCAGGGATGGCGATTTTCAGGCCAGACAGAAGATGATTGAGCGAAATTTGCGCCTCGTGGTGAATATTGCTAAGCGTTATATTAATCGTGGCATGCCTTTGATGGATTTAATTGAAGAGGGCAATCTGGGGCTCATCCATGCTCTGGATAAATTCGATTATGAGCGCGGTTTTCGTTTTTCTACCTATGCAACGTGGTGGATTCGTCAGAATATCGAACGTTCTATCATGAATCAGTCTCGCACTATTAGATTACCAGTCCATATCATTAAAGAGTTGAACGTCTGTCTCAGAGCCTATCGTCACCTGGAAGCGCATAGTGATAAGGAACCCAAGATTGAAGATGTGGCGCATCTTGTTGAAAAGCCGGTTGAAGAAGTCAGAAAAATTCTCAGGTTAAATGAACGTATGGCATCTTTGGATGCGCCCCTGGATATTGACCCGATGCTTTCTATTGGTGAGGCTGTGCCTGATGAGCAGTGTCTGAGGCCTGAAGATTTGTTTCAACTGGCTGAAGTAGAACAATTTGTTCAAAGCTGGATGGATCAGTTGAGCGAAAAGCAAAGATGGGTAATTGAGCGGCGTTATGGTTTTGGCGAGCAGGAAGTTCACACGCTTGAAGATCTGGCTGAAAGTCTGGATCTGACACGCGAAAGAGTGCGCCAGATTCAGATGGAGGCGCTGCAAAGCTTGCGTCGAATCCTACGGCTTGCGGGTATATCCAAAGACGTTTTACTCTGA